Genomic window (Caldinitratiruptor microaerophilus):
TCTCCGCCATCGAAACGCCCCTGTGGGCGGCCAGGCGGCGCAGGCGAGCCGCCTGCTCCTCGGTCAACTGGATCTGTGTGCGCACCATGGCGAATCACCAACATCATGATAACATGCACTGCATCTTGATGGCCACCGCCCCCGAATCCCGCCCCGCGCGGAAAGCCCTGTAGCCTTCCGGTCGCCGGGCGCGTACAATATCGGAAACGATCCCGCAGGCGCGCGGGGGGTGACGCAGCCTTGTACGTGCCTGACATCACCGAGACCTGGCTTTCCCTGATCTCCGAACGGGCCGCCGGCGAGCACCTCCAGGTCGACTTCACCTTCATCCAGCGCTACGGCCACCTGTGCCCGGTCTGCGGCCAGGAGCCCCGCAGGCGGGAGCCTTACCCGGGCGTGGTCCTCGAGACGTACCACGACGCGGCCCGGCGGCTCGTCATCCCCTTCTGGGCGTGCCAACCGTGCTCCCGGCTCCTCCGGGACGGGGACGAGACCGGGCGCGATCTGCTGGCCCTGCGCGTCCGGCACCGGCTCGAAGAGTTCCTCGTGTGAACGGTACGCCCGGTGGGCGCCCCGCCGATGCGGCGGGCCCACCGGGCGCCTCACAGCGGCCGCATCCCGTCCCTGCCGGCCCCCCCGGCGGTGCCGACGAGCACGCGCAGGCGAGAGCCCGGCGAGCCGGCGCGGTCCGCGGGGCCGGCGCCGCCCGTGTCGGGGGCCAGCGCTTCCTCGAGCACGCCGTCGACCTCGACCCGCTGCCCCGGGTCGAACGCCCACGAGTACAGCGCCTCGAAGGACCAGACGGGGAGGTCGGCGTCCGGCGCCAGGCCCGCGGGGGCGCCGCCGGCCCACTCGAGATCACGGAGCCGGTACAGGGCCGGCGTGAAGCAGCCGTCAGCCGCATCGGCGACGGTGCCCCGGACCCGCACCCGCCCGAGCGCGCGGCCCGGGCCAGGCACCGGCGGGGGCGGACCGGCGGGGTCGCGGACCGCCTTCAGGCTGAACTCCCGCCCCCGGTAGTACCCGTAGTGCCAGCGCCGCTCGATGAGGTACAGGGCCTCCGCCGGGCTGTGCGGGTGGTGGACCGTCATGCGGCGGAGCCAGCGGGCCCGGTGTTCCGGCGGGACGCGGGTGACGTGCGGCAAGCACCCGCCCACGATGGCCTCCCGGGCGCGAAGGGCCTGCTCGCGCCCGTAGATCGCGAGGTCCATGTCGGAGGTCGCCGGGTCGTGGACGCCGAGGAGCAGCGAGCCCGTGATCCCGAGGCGCTCCGGGGGAATCCCGGCCGCCCGGGCCAGGAGGTCCGTGAACTCCAGGAGCGTCTCCTCCAGCGCGTCCCGGGGCCCGCGGCGGCGGATCCCGGCGAGCCCTTCAGCCGGCCGGAAGTAGGCGCCGACCCGCCCGGCCGGCACCACCGGGAGCGGGCTGCCCCGCCCCGGCCGGACGTAGTGGGGGTAGTGCTCGGCGAGCCAGCGGGTCGTCTCCACGACCGCCCCGCCGTGGGGGTAATCCATGGGCTTGGCCCCCCGGCCCGGATCGCCGGGGACCGGGACGTACTGGAGGAAGCACGCCGCCCCGCCGGGCGGGTGCTCGTAGCCGTAGACGGTGAAGTACAGCCCGTCGACGCTGCGGATGAGGTCCCGGTCCCACGGCCGCCACACGGGCGTCACCTCTCGCTGCCTCCGGCGACGCCGGCCCGGGCGAGCCACCGCTCGACGTAGTCCCGGACGAAGGCCATGGCCTCCAGTTCGGGCGGGTCGCCCGTCTTGCGGACGATCAGCGCCAGGCGCTCCAGCTCCGCCACGACCTCGGCGGGCGGCAGGACGTGCAGCCGCGTGGCCAGGATCGTCGCTTCCAGGAGGGCGTGACGGGCCCGGTTGAACCCGATGAAGTCCCGGAGGCGTCCCTCGGCGACCACACGGCACAAGATCTCCGCACGGTCGGGCGTCCCGTCGATCGACTCCACCTCCACCTCCCAGTACCGGCACGCCCCGGCCAGGATGGCCCCGTGCACCCGCCGGGCCGGCACGAACGGGGGGCGGACGTCGCCCAGCGCCGCGTGGGCGAAAAGGCAGGCGTCGTCCGTGCTGTTCACCACCGCCTGGCGGGTGGCCACGAGGTTGCGGTAGGTCGTCGTGTCCCGGAACGGCCGGAGGACCATGGCGTCCCCCCGCGGCACCACCCCCATGGGGGCGACGTTGATGCACCCGGCGGGGCTCCGGGTGGTCACGATGCACTCGAGGATCATCCTGCCGCCTCCCGCGGGGCCGTGTCGTCGGGCGCCGCCGCGCCCTCCTCCCCGGGCGTGAGATACCCGAACCGCAGGGGCTGCTCCTGCCGGTACCGCTTCCCGAGCCGCAGGGCGATCGCCGCCCGCTCCAGCTCCCGGCCCAGGTAGAAGGCGTGGCCGGCGTCGCTCACGTTGAGCTCCCGGAAGATGGCCGCCGGGTCGGTCCCGCGCACGAAGGTGCGGGCGTTGAAGGCGTAGATGTACAGCCCGTCCGTGAAGATGCGGAAGTTCGGGTCGCGCACCTGGGCGTGGAAGGCCCGGATCTCGTCCTCCGTGTAGTCGGCCGGGCGGCGGTCCTTCAGCGCCAGGAGCGAGTCGTCCAGGTGCTTGGGCAGGACCCCCCGGCGGTGGCTGAAGTGCATGAGCCGCCGGGCGCGGTCGAGCTCCCGCACGCACCCCCGCGCCCACGGGATCACCTCGGTGGTGAGGATGTGGCCGATCCCCAGCTCCTGCGCGAAGCCCATGATCACGGCGTTCACGCCGGTGCTGTCGGCGTCGAGGAGCTCCGTCAGGTGGTGCGCCCCCAGCATCATGGGGGCGTCGGGGAAGCGGCGTCGGCACTCGACGTAGCGGTGGAGGGACGCGGCGAAGCCGAAGTTGATGGGAGCCAGGAGGGGATCGAGGATGAAGGGGATGTCCCAGTCCCGGAGGCGCTCCACGGCGCGGGCGAGCCCGTCCAGGGCCGGGTCTGCGGGCGGGTCGGAGTCCGGGACCACGACCACGGTGGCGCCGCGCAGGTCCCGCGCCAGGTGAACGGTCGACGGCGTCACGCTGAGCACGTACTCCGCCCCCGCCGCCACGCCCTCGCGCATCTCCCACGGGTCAAAGGTGTCGACGCTCACCCGGAAGCCCCGCTCGCGGAGGGACGAGACGGCGCGGCCGATCCCGTCCCACCGCCGTCCGGGCACGCAGCCCAGGTCGACCACGTCCGCCCCGCTGGCCCGGTAGTACTCCGCCTGCGCGAGCAGGCGCTCCCAGGGTAACTCGGGGGCCGACTGGACCTCGGCGAAGAGGAGCGCGCTGTACTCGCCGTAACCCACGAGGCGCCTCCGGCGGCCGAAGAACTCGGGCAGGTCCTTGAGGTCGGCCGGCCCCCGCTCGACCGGCACCCCGAGGCGGGCGGACAGCGCGCCCACGTCGCCCCGGCACAGCCCCGGGATGAGGACACGGTCCGTCCCCGGCGGCACCGTGAGGCGGGGTGCCATCCACTCGGTGGTCATCAGGGAGGCGACGGTGATGGGAAGGACCTGCACCTCCCACTCGGCCTCCCCCGCGAGGTCGGCCAGGGTGGCCCGGAGGGCGCGCTCGGCCAGGGTGCCGGTCACGCAGAGGATCCGCTGCATCCCGTCCCCTCCCCTCACCGCATGACGGTCCCGCCGTTCACCACGATGGCCTGCCCGGTGATGAACCGCGCCCCCGGCGAGGCGAGGAACACCGCGGCCTCCGCCACGTCCTCGGGGGTCCCCCAGCGCCCCAGCGGGGTCGAGCGGGCGATCCGGCTGTACGTGTCCCGGTCCATCTCCTGCCCGAACCGGGTCTCGATCCACCCCGGGGCCAGCACGTTCACCCGCACGTGCGGGGCCAGGCTCCGGGCCAGCGACCGGCTGAAGGCCCAGACCGCCCCCTTGGCGGCGGCGTAGAGCTCCGCCTCCGGCCCGGCCATCCCCGCCTCGACGTGGTCCCAGCCCATGTTCAGGATGAGGCCCTCACCCTGGCGGCGCATCACCGGTGCCACGGCCCGGCAGCAGAGGAAGGTGCCCCGCACGTCGGTGCGCCAGAGCATCTCCAGCTTGTCGAGCTCCGGCAGGCGGGGGGCGTCGCCGGTGAGGATGTCCGCCCCGGCGTTGTTCACCCAGACGTCGATCCTCCCCCAGCGTGCGAGGGCCGCCGCCA
Coding sequences:
- a CDS encoding DUF447 domain-containing protein, translating into MILECIVTTRSPAGCINVAPMGVVPRGDAMVLRPFRDTTTYRNLVATRQAVVNSTDDACLFAHAALGDVRPPFVPARRVHGAILAGACRYWEVEVESIDGTPDRAEILCRVVAEGRLRDFIGFNRARHALLEATILATRLHVLPPAEVVAELERLALIVRKTGDPPELEAMAFVRDYVERWLARAGVAGGSER
- a CDS encoding SDR family NAD(P)-dependent oxidoreductase yields the protein MILKGQVAVVTGASSGIGRAIALAFARAGAAVAVNYRRSEAAAAEVVDAARAAGADAVAVRADVGEPADAHRLVAAALARWGRIDVWVNNAGADILTGDAPRLPELDKLEMLWRTDVRGTFLCCRAVAPVMRRQGEGLILNMGWDHVEAGMAGPEAELYAAAKGAVWAFSRSLARSLAPHVRVNVLAPGWIETRFGQEMDRDTYSRIARSTPLGRWGTPEDVAEAAVFLASPGARFITGQAIVVNGGTVMR
- a CDS encoding DUF6513 domain-containing protein, whose amino-acid sequence is MQRILCVTGTLAERALRATLADLAGEAEWEVQVLPITVASLMTTEWMAPRLTVPPGTDRVLIPGLCRGDVGALSARLGVPVERGPADLKDLPEFFGRRRRLVGYGEYSALLFAEVQSAPELPWERLLAQAEYYRASGADVVDLGCVPGRRWDGIGRAVSSLRERGFRVSVDTFDPWEMREGVAAGAEYVLSVTPSTVHLARDLRGATVVVVPDSDPPADPALDGLARAVERLRDWDIPFILDPLLAPINFGFAASLHRYVECRRRFPDAPMMLGAHHLTELLDADSTGVNAVIMGFAQELGIGHILTTEVIPWARGCVRELDRARRLMHFSHRRGVLPKHLDDSLLALKDRRPADYTEDEIRAFHAQVRDPNFRIFTDGLYIYAFNARTFVRGTDPAAIFRELNVSDAGHAFYLGRELERAAIALRLGKRYRQEQPLRFGYLTPGEEGAAAPDDTAPREAAG